A window of the Janthinobacterium agaricidamnosum NBRC 102515 = DSM 9628 genome harbors these coding sequences:
- a CDS encoding alpha/beta fold hydrolase, translating to MTTHLQRRRFHTSAIATALAVMAAPLARAANSPAPKEKTKTFVLVHGAWYGGWCWAKVANELRSKGHQVSAPTCPGVGELNYMLSKEISLTTWIDAIVNHIRYENLSNVTLVASGFSGAVVSGVADRIPAALSKLVFLDAMVLPNGSSVFEAQPQAITQRRLAQAAKEGGGIAIPPPPASSYHIADPQTLAWVEQRLTSQPLGTYTEKLVLRNPIGNGVEKIYVNCNAAVYPPLEEVKQAIRKQPDWQWAELPAHHDPMITEPDLLVEFLHTV from the coding sequence ATGACGACACATCTGCAACGACGCCGTTTCCATACCAGTGCCATCGCCACCGCTTTGGCCGTAATGGCGGCCCCCCTGGCGCGCGCGGCGAACAGCCCCGCGCCAAAAGAAAAAACAAAAACATTCGTCCTGGTGCATGGCGCCTGGTATGGCGGATGGTGCTGGGCCAAGGTCGCAAACGAGCTGCGCAGCAAGGGCCACCAGGTGTCGGCGCCGACCTGCCCGGGAGTCGGCGAATTGAACTACATGTTATCGAAAGAAATTTCGCTGACGACCTGGATCGACGCTATCGTCAACCACATCCGCTATGAAAACCTGAGCAATGTCACGCTGGTGGCCAGTGGCTTTAGCGGCGCGGTGGTCAGCGGCGTGGCGGACCGGATACCCGCCGCCCTCAGCAAGCTGGTGTTCCTCGATGCCATGGTGCTACCGAACGGCTCCTCGGTCTTCGAGGCACAGCCGCAAGCGATCACCCAGCGGCGTCTGGCGCAAGCCGCCAAAGAAGGCGGCGGCATTGCCATTCCGCCGCCACCGGCCAGCTCCTACCACATCGCCGACCCGCAAACCCTGGCGTGGGTGGAGCAGCGGCTGACATCCCAGCCACTCGGCACCTATACGGAAAAACTGGTGCTGCGCAACCCGATTGGCAACGGCGTTGAAAAAATATACGTCAACTGCAATGCCGCTGTTTACCCGCCACTGGAAGAGGTCAAACAAGCCATCAGGAAGCAGCCCGATTGGCAGTGGGCCGAATTGCCGGCCCATCACGATCCGATGATTACCGAACCCGATTTGCTGGTCGAGTTTCTGCATACCGTTTGA
- a CDS encoding FAD/NAD(P)-binding protein, whose product MRRLNIAIVGMGQRGVNVLERIAAMLAHHPVDVPLTIHIIDPAVSGQGIHEATQPDHLLVNTIAAQVTVYCDKSVIGGGPLLPGLSFLEWLTLKGYRMVNGKACIADVGEPITENAYLSRSLLGVYLTWTYDRILETLPDNVTIRNHRREAVDVAPQANGQIDVELDGGYKFVADFVFLTTGHAGCGPDDVDRQFAAWTAQGQAGNSLLSYVNNPYPITKLSGISPDATVAICGTGLTAADIVSALTVGVDGRFEVLSDQRLQYHPSGREPRIWMYSRQGLPAGGRAINQKGTYGQYKARFFTLSFIDECRQLALQQRGSEQLDFDRDLWPALKKEMAYVLRCTASGIWSEADQFDISPDEEEAVARLVAPLPPHKLNSPEAYREFIREFLVDDISNAFGGNVGNPEKAAADMLRDVRDNIRYAVDYAGLTPASHARFLSYWCSISNRLASGPPKERNIELLALIEAGVVNFFAPGAEVSYDAQRKQFKLSSSHYDDAAAEYADVLIRAKVDVFKPETSTSPLVRNMLAAGTIVPYKNGDFHPSGIAIDKNVNVINSAGASIPNLWGLGYIAEGAVFYTYVLPRPFANSRSLSDAGKVVISMFEQIKKLRAASAAVSDAANSNPNYEVA is encoded by the coding sequence ATGCGAAGATTAAATATAGCGATCGTCGGCATGGGTCAGCGCGGCGTCAATGTGCTGGAGCGAATTGCGGCCATGCTGGCGCACCATCCAGTCGATGTACCGTTGACGATACACATCATCGATCCGGCGGTCAGCGGCCAGGGGATTCATGAGGCCACCCAGCCAGATCATTTGTTGGTCAACACCATCGCGGCCCAGGTTACCGTCTATTGCGACAAATCGGTGATAGGCGGAGGACCGCTGCTGCCTGGACTGAGTTTCCTCGAGTGGCTCACGCTGAAGGGTTACCGCATGGTCAACGGCAAGGCATGTATCGCAGACGTGGGCGAGCCGATCACCGAAAATGCGTATCTGTCACGCAGCCTGCTGGGTGTCTACCTGACATGGACCTACGACCGCATTCTCGAAACATTGCCGGATAACGTCACGATCCGTAACCATCGGCGCGAGGCTGTGGATGTGGCGCCCCAAGCCAATGGCCAGATCGATGTCGAGCTCGATGGCGGATACAAGTTCGTGGCGGATTTTGTCTTCCTGACCACCGGTCATGCCGGGTGTGGCCCGGATGACGTCGATCGACAATTTGCTGCCTGGACGGCGCAAGGACAAGCCGGCAACAGCCTCCTGTCCTATGTGAACAACCCCTATCCGATCACCAAATTAAGCGGCATCAGCCCGGATGCGACGGTCGCGATTTGCGGCACCGGCCTGACGGCGGCCGATATCGTGTCCGCACTGACGGTCGGCGTCGACGGGCGCTTCGAAGTGCTATCGGATCAGCGCCTGCAATACCATCCGTCGGGGCGCGAGCCGCGTATCTGGATGTATTCGCGGCAAGGATTGCCGGCCGGAGGCCGGGCGATCAACCAGAAAGGCACGTACGGTCAATACAAGGCGCGCTTTTTCACCTTGTCGTTCATCGACGAGTGCCGCCAGCTGGCGCTGCAGCAGCGCGGCAGTGAACAACTCGATTTCGACCGCGACTTATGGCCGGCGCTGAAAAAGGAAATGGCTTATGTGCTGCGCTGCACGGCGAGCGGAATCTGGTCCGAAGCCGATCAATTCGACATCAGCCCGGACGAGGAAGAAGCCGTCGCGCGTCTGGTCGCGCCCTTGCCGCCGCACAAGTTGAACAGTCCGGAAGCCTACCGCGAATTCATCCGGGAATTCTTGGTCGACGACATCAGCAACGCATTCGGCGGCAATGTCGGCAACCCGGAAAAGGCTGCCGCCGACATGTTGCGCGACGTGCGTGACAATATCCGCTATGCGGTCGATTATGCGGGCCTGACACCGGCATCGCACGCCCGCTTCCTGTCTTATTGGTGCTCGATCAGCAACCGGCTCGCCAGCGGCCCGCCGAAGGAGCGCAATATCGAATTGCTCGCGCTCATAGAGGCCGGCGTGGTCAATTTCTTTGCACCCGGCGCCGAGGTATCGTATGACGCCCAGCGCAAACAGTTCAAGCTGTCGTCGAGCCACTATGACGACGCCGCCGCCGAATACGCCGACGTGCTGATCAGGGCCAAAGTCGATGTGTTCAAACCGGAAACGAGCACCTCTCCATTGGTGCGCAACATGTTAGCCGCAGGCACAATCGTGCCTTACAAGAACGGTGACTTCCATCCGAGCGGCATCGCGATCGACAAGAACGTCAACGTCATCAACAGCGCCGGCGCCAGCATTCCCAACCTGTGGGGGCTTGGCTATATCGCCGAGGGCGCGGTGTTTTACACCTATGTGCTGCCGCGGCCGTTTGCCAATTCCCGCTCACTGTCGGATGCCGGCAAAGTCGTCATCTCGATGTTCGAACAGATCAAAAAACTGCGCGCCGCCAGCGCGGCCGTGTCCGACGCGGCAAATTCCAACCCCAATTACGAGGTAGCATAA